The following proteins are co-located in the Desulfatitalea tepidiphila genome:
- a CDS encoding GatB/YqeY domain-containing protein, translating into MMLQEQIKKDLAAAMKAKDEEKKSILRVIMGEFGRQANKSLPDNEVVGIIKKLIKSEKEVLAQSGKAEANRFIEVAEAYLPKMADENDIKAWIAANVDFAQFKNKMQAMKPIMAHFGAAADGNLVKQILQQM; encoded by the coding sequence ATGATGCTGCAGGAACAAATTAAAAAAGATCTGGCTGCGGCCATGAAGGCCAAGGATGAAGAGAAAAAAAGCATCCTGAGGGTGATCATGGGAGAATTCGGCCGCCAGGCAAACAAATCCCTGCCGGATAACGAAGTGGTCGGGATCATCAAAAAGCTGATCAAATCGGAAAAAGAGGTGCTGGCCCAGAGCGGCAAGGCAGAGGCCAATCGTTTTATCGAGGTGGCCGAAGCCTATTTGCCGAAAATGGCCGATGAAAACGACATCAAAGCCTGGATTGCCGCCAATGTCGATTTCGCACAATTCAAAAACAAAATGCAGGCCATGAAACCGATCATGGCCCATTTCGGCGCCGCTGCCGATGGCAATCTGGTCAAGCAGATCCTGCAACAGATGTAG